Proteins encoded within one genomic window of Candidatus Hydrogenedentota bacterium:
- a CDS encoding PIG-L family deacetylase: MTETKRAKNVLVVVAHADDMEFMAAGTIARMAGEFGHNVYEYILTDNSRGSYRMSREELIRVSAAEAVEAGRILGLKEVRLEGYPDGELDQVSTLELRGKIMAMVREVRADIVMSWDPFAPYEDHPDHRAVSMATLEAAAFASNPLFYPEHPHPPCMPTEAYWFAKTPHNAGLFVDISGVMDLKIASLLAHDCQMVLTVDGLAKEAVALGVELPMLQNLEDGAYRQVIEMGIREHCAAVGQAAGFGFAEQFRHEKLGMLDKVLGTQFIRPDFAD, from the coding sequence ATGACTGAGACCAAACGCGCGAAAAATGTGCTGGTGGTGGTGGCCCATGCGGACGACATGGAGTTCATGGCGGCGGGCACCATCGCCCGCATGGCCGGGGAGTTCGGCCACAACGTCTACGAGTACATCCTCACGGACAACTCGCGGGGCTCGTACCGCATGTCACGGGAGGAATTGATCCGGGTCTCCGCGGCGGAGGCTGTGGAGGCGGGGCGCATCCTGGGACTGAAAGAGGTGCGGCTGGAGGGCTATCCGGACGGGGAATTGGACCAGGTGTCCACGCTGGAGTTGCGCGGCAAAATCATGGCGATGGTCCGCGAGGTGCGGGCCGACATCGTGATGAGCTGGGACCCCTTCGCCCCCTACGAGGACCATCCGGACCACCGGGCCGTGTCCATGGCCACGCTGGAGGCCGCGGCCTTCGCGTCGAACCCCCTGTTTTACCCGGAACACCCGCATCCGCCCTGCATGCCCACCGAGGCCTACTGGTTCGCGAAGACCCCGCACAACGCGGGGCTCTTTGTGGACATATCCGGGGTGATGGACCTGAAAATCGCCTCGCTCCTCGCCCATGACTGCCAGATGGTGCTGACGGTGGACGGGCTGGCGAAGGAGGCGGTGGCGCTGGGCGTGGAACTGCCCATGCTCCAAAACCTGGAGGACGGCGCCTACCGGCAGGTGATCGAGATGGGCATCCGCGAGCATTGCGCCGCCGTGGGCCAGGCCGCCGGGTTCGGCTTCGCGGAGCAGTTCCGCCATGAGAAGCTGGGCATGCTGGACAAGGTGCTGGGCACACAGTTCATCCGGCCCGATTTCGCGGACTGA
- a CDS encoding exosortase system-associated protein, TIGR04073 family, whose translation MSAKRAGSLIVTVALLAAVLASIAPVQAQTYNPDVDLPKPTGLEKSLTKLGRGLSNVMLGWAEIPMTFDKNLKKGKPLGYLIGVAPVLGTARAVMRTGTGVFEASTFPFTDKDVNYDAILEPEYIF comes from the coding sequence TTGAGTGCGAAACGTGCGGGTTCGTTGATTGTCACCGTGGCGCTGCTGGCCGCCGTGCTGGCGTCCATCGCCCCGGTGCAGGCCCAGACCTACAATCCGGATGTGGACCTTCCCAAGCCGACGGGGCTGGAAAAGTCGCTGACCAAGCTGGGACGGGGCCTGTCCAATGTCATGCTGGGCTGGGCGGAAATCCCCATGACCTTCGACAAGAACCTGAAGAAGGGCAAGCCCCTCGGCTACCTCATCGGTGTGGCCCCGGTGCTCGGCACGGCCCGCGCCGTGATGCGCACGGGCACGGGCGTCTTCGAGGCGTCCACCTTCCCGTTCACGGACAAGGATGTCAACTATGACGCCATCCTCGAGCCGGAGTACATTTTCTAG